Below is a window of Actinomycetota bacterium DNA.
AACTAACTCATCACGCTGCTTACGACCATTTGCAAGTATTGCAAGAATCTGATCGCCATCGACAAGTTCGCCGGCAGCATCAACGGCTAAGCATCGGTCGGCATCGCCATCGTGTGCTATTCCCAAATCGGCATTATGTGCAAGCACCGCTTTTTTCAGATCATCCATGTGGGTTGAGCCACAGTTTTCATTGATGTTGTAGCCAGTCGGCTCACTATGAATTGCAACTACCCGAGCACCAGCCCGGCGATAAATTTCAGGAGCAATAACCGAAGCTGCACCATTCGCGCAGTCAACCACAATGGTAAGTCCGGAAAGATCTGCCGTGATACTGCTCAGCACATGGTCAAGATATTTTTCAACTAAGTCATGGTTCGCTCTTATGCGACCAACAGCAGCACCAGTTGGTAGTTCGCCCGGATTATCTAGGTGCGAAGCAATGTCATCTTCGATGCTGTCTGCAAGTTTGTGGCCACCGCGGGCGAAAAACTTGATTCCGTTATCTGGCATAGCATTGTGGCTGGCTGATATCATCACGCCTAAATCGGCTCCGGTGACATCGGTTAAGTAAGCCACAGCTGGAGTCGGCACTACCCCAACATCTACTACATCAACTCCAGCACTAGCTAGGCCTGCGGATACCGCTGCTTGGAGAAATTCACCGCTAACTCGAGGGTCACGCCCAACGATGGCAAATAACCGTTCATTTGTAGTTGCTGAAAGCTTTGCTTGTTCGCCCAACACTTGAGCAGCACTTATGCCAAGTGAGGTAGCCAGAGATGCAGTTAATTCGCCGTTCGCAAGACCACGAACGCCATCGGTGCCGAAAAGGCGTGACGACATTGATTAACGCTTTGAGTACTGAGGCGCCTTGCGAGCTTTCTTAAGGCCGTACTTCTTGCGCTCTTTGACGCGAGCATCGCGTGTCAAGAAGCCAGCCTTCTTCAGGTCGCCACGGTTTCCTTCAACATCAATCTCGTTCAAGCACCGTGCAACGCCGAGCCGTAGAGCGCCAGCCTGACCCGAACTACCGCCACCATGTATGCGCGCGATGACATCGTAGGCACCATCGAAGTTCAAAGTCTTAAATGGCTCGTTTACTAACTGCTGATGAACCTTGTTCGGGAAATAATCTTCTAGAGTGCGACCATTAATAGTCCAGCGTCCAGTGCCAGGCACCAAGCGAACGCGAGCAATTGCTTCTTTGCGACGACCCGTTGCAAGACCATTCTTATCCGGAGCTTTGCGAGCTTCTTTCGGAGCTGGTGCTGATTCGGTTGTGTACTCCGAAATCGCTTCTAATGCTTCTTCGGTGTCTAGCACTTCAACTGTGTCCAGATCGCTTTGCGTCATGATTTCTCTTTCTACCTAATTCACTCAGCGCTTACTGCGCGACCTGTGTAATTTCGAAGGGCTTTGGATTTTGGGCGGCATGTGGGTGCGTTGGACCCGCGTAAACCTTTAGCTTTGAGATTTGTGCATTGCCAAGTTTGTTATGTGGCAACATTCCCTTCACTGCTTTTTCAATTGCCCGGCGTGGGTCGGTAGCAAGCAAATCAGCATAGTTAGTTGCGCGCAAGCCACCTGGGAAACCAGAGTGACGGTAATCCATCTTCTGGGAAAGTTTTGAACCTGAAAGTGAGACTTTTTCGGCATTGATAACTACTACGAAGTCACCGGTGTCAATATGTGATGAAAAGATGGTCTTGTGCTTTCCACGTAGCAAGTTGGCAACCTGAGATGCCAATCGACCGAGCACGATGTCTGTTGCATCAATGACATACCAGTCGCGAGTAATGTCGCCTGGCTTTGGGGTGTACGTACGCACTTGTTAGCCTTACTTTTGTTGTACTTGTTGTGCTCAACTGAGCTTTCGAACCCGCTTTGGTAAACGGGCGCGACTTCAAAGATTACCTGTAGTTATGGGCTTTGGTCAAAATGAGCCCGTAAAATCAAGGATTTTTAGACTTTTCTATTGGTTTAGCAGTTCCCAGTGCTCCACAATGGGCGCATTGGCGAAAAAAGGGCCGATTAGGGTGCGCCACTGCACAAAAAGATCTGACTCGCGAAAACCTACGGTGTGATCCTCGACCGTGTCCCACTTGAGAGTGAGTAGATAGACGTTGGGACGTTCGACACCACGGTGCACGGAAATACCTTTAAACCCTTTTGCCTTGGCCAGGACATTCTTAGCCTCGTCAAGTGCCATTTCAAAGTCAGATTCCTGGCCTGAGGCAATGTCAATCTGCGCTGTTTCAATAATCATTGTTTGATGCTACCCCGCTAATCATGATCCGTCCCAAACTGGGTCATCAGAACTGCGCACTGAATTATCCGAGCCAAAAATCAAAAATCGATCAAAAGATTTTGCAAACCAACGATCATGAGTTACCGCAAGCACCGTTCCCTCGAAAGCATCCAGAGCCGACTCCAGCGCTTGTGCCGATTCCAAATCCAAGTTATCGGTTGGTTCATCGAGCAACAAGAGTGTTGCACCCGAGAGCTCTAAGAGCAGGATTTGAAAACGAGCTTGCTGGCCGCCCGAAAGTTGATCGAAGAGCTGCTCAGATGCTTGCGCCAATCCATAACGATCTAGAGAACGAGCCGCGGCCTCCTGTTGCATCCCAGCACGATGTTCGTCGCCTCGATGCAGAATTTCGAGAAGGTGCCGACCGACAAGTTCGGGATGATGGTGAGTTTGGGCAAACCACCCTGGCCGCACTCGTGCTCCAAGTTTCGCTACGCCATTGTGATTTACCGGACTGATATCGAGATCACTCACTGGTAAATGCTCTAGCTCTGGCGAAGTGCCGCCGGCAGCTAACAGGCGTAAGAAGTGACTCTTACCCGAGCCATTAGCCCCTAGTACGCCAATGCGTTCACCGAACCAAATATCAGCATCAAATGGTTGAACTAAGCCGACAAGTTCTAGCCCGGTACATACAACAGCTCGTTTACCGGTGCGTCCGCCTTTAATCCGCATCTTTAATTTCTGCTCTATCGGGATTGCTTGTGGCGGACCTATTTCTTCAAACATACGTAGTCGCGTCCGAGCTGCCTGTAGGCGAGATGCCAGTCCATCATTGTATTTGGCCTTGATGGCATACATCTGAACCAAATCCTTTATTTTCTGATGCTCTTCATCCCAACGCCTACGCATTTCCTCAAGCCGAGAAAAGCGCTCGCGCCTTATTTCCTCATATGTGGCAAATCCAGCTCCATGTGTCCAAATCGAATTTCCGGCATTACCTAATTCAACGGTCACAATCTGTGTTGGCGCTTGCGTCAACAACTCCCGATCATGGCTAATTAATAGAACCGTTTTCTTAGTTGCTTTTAGCTCTTGCTCTAGCCACTGCTTGCCGGGCACATCGAGATAGTTATCTGGTTCATCGAGAAGTAGAACTTCATCGTTACCGCGCAAAAGTGCTTCAAGAACTAACCGCTTCTGTTCGCCGCCAGAGAGCGTACTGGCATCCCGATGTTGCGCAATTTCAAATGGTAGATGCAAGGAATTCATGGTGCAAACGTCCCAAAGCACTTCAAGATCGTAGCCGCCAACATCTGTCCAATCTGAAATTGCTTGTGCGTAAGCCATTTGATTTTTCTCAGTACTGTCAGCAGTCATCTCTTGAAGCGACTTTTCGATGCGTTTGGCCACTTCACGCACTGCTTTAGGGGCAACAGTCAGCAATAAATCTTTAACCGTTCCGTCAGTCATGTGACCAACGAATTGACGCATTACACCTAGTGATCCGGTGTGCGTGATTGAACCTTCTTGCACGGGAGTATCTCCCGCAATCATTCGCATCAATGTAGTTTTCCCAGAGCCGTTTGCACCGATAAGCGCGGTAACTGAACCTTCTCCCACTCGGAACGAGACATCAAGAAGCAGAATGCGACCGTTTGGCAGGGTATGGGTTAGATGTGCCACCTCAATATGGCCCATCTAAATCTCGCATTCTTAAAGTTTGAGTGATGCGGTGCGCGTACTTGGCCGGCTCTGGATAGTCAACTTTGTCTAGGGTCAGTCCAAGTGCAGGAGCAATAAACAGACCCGTTGACCTTTCTCTGCCTTCTAAATAGTCGACTAACCAATCCTTGGTTCGCTTACCTTCGCCTACAGCCAGAACCGCGCCGACAAGACCGCGCACCATAGAGTGGCAAAAAGCATCAGCGGTAACATCTGCCCGAATCAAGCCATCCTTTGTCCGCGACCAGTCAAATTGGTGCAACGTGCGAATCGTGGTGCTACCGTCGCGCTTTCGACAGAAGCTTGCAAAATCGTGTAGACCCAACAGCAGTTGACTTGCTTCATGCATCAAGTCAATATCCAAAGGTTGCCAGCAGCGATGGGCATGGAATCGCAAGAGTGGATTAGGCGCTCCTTGGTAAATCAGATAAATATAAGACCGAGAAGTGGCAGCGAAACGAGCATCAAAATCTGATGTAGTTTCTTGAATCTCTTGGAAGGCCACATCCTCGGGCAAGATTGAGTTGAATTTGTAGGCAAGATCAGCTGGTTCGTGTGGCATTGGAGCTGGAATGTCGAAATGGATAACTTGTCCGCGAGCATGCACCCCAGCATCGGTGCGACCTGCACATTGCACGGTCACTTTCGGCAGCCGAAGTACCTGAGCTATTGCCTGCTCAACCGTATCTTGAACTGTGCGCTGATCGGGTTGGCTACCCCAGCCGCGGAAATCTTTGCCGTCGTAAGCCAAAGTGGCTCGTAACCGAATGAGTCCCTCATCGGCAGATGCGACGAGGGACTCATTCATGAAAATTACTTAAATTATTTAGCTTTCGCTGTCTTTAGATTCTGTTTCAGTGCCGGTTGAGTCGGTGCTTGGGACGACTTCCTCAGTTGCAACTTCAGCCGCTGCTTCTTCTGCAGCTTCCTCGGTTACTTCCTCGGCGGTCTCAGCTTCGATTGCTTCAACTTCTTCAATGGCTGCTTCCGCTTCTGGAGTATCCACAACATCAGCGACTTCAGTTTCCACTGCATCAGTAGCTTCGGTCTCAACTACTTCTGATTCAACAGCTTCAGTTACAGCCGGTGCCTTGGCAGCAACTTTAGTTGCTGCAGTTGCTTCACGAACTACTGCTTCGGCCAGTGGCTCACAAAGTTCAATAACAGCCATAGGTGCGTTATCGCCTTTACGTGGTCCAATCTTTACGATGCGAGTGTAGCCACCTTGACGGTTTTCGAAACGTGGACCAATTTCGCTAAACAAGGTATGGACAACATCCTTATTACGAATAACTGTCAATACCCGACGACGAGCGTGCAGGTCACCTTTTTTTGCGAAAGTTACTAGACGCTCAGCAACTGGGCGTAGGCGGCGAGCCCTTGCCTCAGTTGTAGTGATGCGACCATGCTCAAATAATGCAGTTGCAAGATTTGCAAGGATCAGACGCTCATGTGAAGCGCTTCCGCCCATTCTCGCGCCTTTAGCTGGCCTTGGCATTTTTTTCTCCTGTCACTTAACCGAGTACGAGTGCTCTTAGAGCTGCTCGTCCTCAGCAAATCTCTGATCGTCATCGGCGATGTCTTCGCTGGCAACTGCTGGTGCAGCAGGCGCATCAGAGAAAACAACTTCGTCTTCGTATTCGTCCTCGTCATAAGCGCTTGCATACTGACTTGGGTCAAATCCGGGAGGGCTATCTTTGAGTGCAATTCCCATCGACGCCAACTTGTCTTTAACTTCGTCAATTGACTTTGCGCCAAAATTACGAATGTCCATTAAGTCAGCTTCGCTGCGGGTGATCAATTCACCAACAGTGTGGATGCCCTCACGCTTTAAGCAGTTGTATGAGCGAACGGTCAGGTCCAATGCTTCAACAGGCATACTCAGCTGGCCGGCATCAAACTGCTCAACAACCGATGGGCCGATTTCGATTCCTTCGGCATCAACATTTAGTTCACGGGCTAAGCCAAACAACTCAACCAACGTTGCCCCAGCTGAAGCAACAGCGTCGCGCGGGCTTATTGAACCTTTAGTCTCGACATCAAGAACTAGTGAATCAAAGTCGGTTCGCTGCTCAACACGAGTAGCCTCAACTTTGTACATCACCTTAAGTACTGGTGAGTAGATTGAATCAACCGGGATTCGGCCGATTTCTCCACCGCTTGCCTTGTTGTTGGCCGCTGACACGTAGCCACGACCTTGCTCAACAATGATCTGGATGTCAAGCTTGCCCTTGCCATTGAGGGTTGCAATGTATAAGTCTGGGTTGAAAATTTCTACGCCTGCTGGCGGCTGAATATCAGCTGCAGTTACCGCACCTGGTCCCTGCTTGCGCAAGTACAATTCAACCGGCT
It encodes the following:
- a CDS encoding DNA-directed RNA polymerase subunit alpha; the protein is MLISVRPELTEEKISETRSRFTLAPLEPGFGYTLGNSLRRTLLSSIPGAAITSIKVEGVLHEFTTVEGVKEDITELILNLKNLVVSSQFDEPVELYLRKQGPGAVTAADIQPPAGVEIFNPDLYIATLNGKGKLDIQIIVEQGRGYVSAANNKASGGEIGRIPVDSIYSPVLKVMYKVEATRVEQRTDFDSLVLDVETKGSISPRDAVASAGATLVELFGLARELNVDAEGIEIGPSVVEQFDAGQLSMPVEALDLTVRSYNCLKREGIHTVGELITRSEADLMDIRNFGAKSIDEVKDKLASMGIALKDSPPGFDPSQYASAYDEDEYEDEVVFSDAPAAPAVASEDIADDDQRFAEDEQL
- a CDS encoding phosphoglucosamine mutase, translated to MSSRLFGTDGVRGLANGELTASLATSLGISAAQVLGEQAKLSATTNERLFAIVGRDPRVSGEFLQAAVSAGLASAGVDVVDVGVVPTPAVAYLTDVTGADLGVMISASHNAMPDNGIKFFARGGHKLADSIEDDIASHLDNPGELPTGAAVGRIRANHDLVEKYLDHVLSSITADLSGLTIVVDCANGAASVIAPEIYRRAGARVVAIHSEPTGYNINENCGSTHMDDLKKAVLAHNADLGIAHDGDADRCLAVDAAGELVDGDQILAILANGRKQRDELVGDTVVVTVMSNLGFTLAMREREIDIIASAVGDRYVLDAMRERGLTLGGEQSGHVILADFATTGDGLLTALHIMAEMKHSGKSLAELAGIVTRLPQVLINVKNVDRTATNAPALQEAIAEIENQLGDTGRVLLRPSGTEPLIRVMVEAATHEQAEQTAQFLATVVQEHCAIS
- a CDS encoding 50S ribosomal protein L13; the encoded protein is MRTYTPKPGDITRDWYVIDATDIVLGRLASQVANLLRGKHKTIFSSHIDTGDFVVVINAEKVSLSGSKLSQKMDYRHSGFPGGLRATNYADLLATDPRRAIEKAVKGMLPHNKLGNAQISKLKVYAGPTHPHAAQNPKPFEITQVAQ
- the truA gene encoding tRNA pseudouridine(38-40) synthase TruA; this translates as MNESLVASADEGLIRLRATLAYDGKDFRGWGSQPDQRTVQDTVEQAIAQVLRLPKVTVQCAGRTDAGVHARGQVIHFDIPAPMPHEPADLAYKFNSILPEDVAFQEIQETTSDFDARFAATSRSYIYLIYQGAPNPLLRFHAHRCWQPLDIDLMHEASQLLLGLHDFASFCRKRDGSTTIRTLHQFDWSRTKDGLIRADVTADAFCHSMVRGLVGAVLAVGEGKRTKDWLVDYLEGRERSTGLFIAPALGLTLDKVDYPEPAKYAHRITQTLRMRDLDGPY
- a CDS encoding ABC transporter ATP-binding protein; amino-acid sequence: MGHIEVAHLTHTLPNGRILLLDVSFRVGEGSVTALIGANGSGKTTLMRMIAGDTPVQEGSITHTGSLGVMRQFVGHMTDGTVKDLLLTVAPKAVREVAKRIEKSLQEMTADSTEKNQMAYAQAISDWTDVGGYDLEVLWDVCTMNSLHLPFEIAQHRDASTLSGGEQKRLVLEALLRGNDEVLLLDEPDNYLDVPGKQWLEQELKATKKTVLLISHDRELLTQAPTQIVTVELGNAGNSIWTHGAGFATYEEIRRERFSRLEEMRRRWDEEHQKIKDLVQMYAIKAKYNDGLASRLQAARTRLRMFEEIGPPQAIPIEQKLKMRIKGGRTGKRAVVCTGLELVGLVQPFDADIWFGERIGVLGANGSGKSHFLRLLAAGGTSPELEHLPVSDLDISPVNHNGVAKLGARVRPGWFAQTHHHPELVGRHLLEILHRGDEHRAGMQQEAAARSLDRYGLAQASEQLFDQLSGGQQARFQILLLELSGATLLLLDEPTDNLDLESAQALESALDAFEGTVLAVTHDRWFAKSFDRFLIFGSDNSVRSSDDPVWDGS
- a CDS encoding antibiotic biosynthesis monooxygenase; protein product: MIIETAQIDIASGQESDFEMALDEAKNVLAKAKGFKGISVHRGVERPNVYLLTLKWDTVEDHTVGFRESDLFVQWRTLIGPFFANAPIVEHWELLNQ
- a CDS encoding 50S ribosomal protein L17 codes for the protein MPRPAKGARMGGSASHERLILANLATALFEHGRITTTEARARRLRPVAERLVTFAKKGDLHARRRVLTVIRNKDVVHTLFSEIGPRFENRQGGYTRIVKIGPRKGDNAPMAVIELCEPLAEAVVREATAATKVAAKAPAVTEAVESEVVETEATDAVETEVADVVDTPEAEAAIEEVEAIEAETAEEVTEEAAEEAAAEVATEEVVPSTDSTGTETESKDSES
- a CDS encoding 30S ribosomal protein S9; translated protein: MTQSDLDTVEVLDTEEALEAISEYTTESAPAPKEARKAPDKNGLATGRRKEAIARVRLVPGTGRWTINGRTLEDYFPNKVHQQLVNEPFKTLNFDGAYDVIARIHGGGSSGQAGALRLGVARCLNEIDVEGNRGDLKKAGFLTRDARVKERKKYGLKKARKAPQYSKR